A window of Taeniopygia guttata chromosome 14, bTaeGut7.mat, whole genome shotgun sequence contains these coding sequences:
- the COQ7 gene encoding 5-demethoxyubiquinone hydroxylase, mitochondrial — translation MAAAAALRCSLLLLRAGARAAPGGGSLRLSSGRAARGDINKPVIDRILRVDHAGEFGANRIYAGQMAVLGRSSVGPLIQQMWNQEKDHLKKFNELMVAYRVRPTVLLPFWNVAGFVLGAGSALLGKKGAMACTVAVEESISEHYNNQIRTLIEEDPEKYKELLQVIKQFRDDEQEHHDIGLEHDAEAAPAYSVLKTAIQLGCKVAIFLSERI, via the exons atggcggcggccgcggcgctgCGGTgctcgctgctgctgctgcgggcgG GTGCGCGGGCCGCGCCCGGCGGAGGGTCCCTCAGGCTGAGCAGCggccgggcggcgcggggggacATCAACAAGCCCGTCATAGACCGCATCCTGCGCGTGGACCATGCGGGCGAGTTCGGGGCCAACCGCATCTACGCGGGGCAGATGGCCGTGCTGGGCAGGTCCAGCGTGGGACCCCTCATCCAG CAAATGTGGAATCAAGAAAAAGACCACCTGAAAAAGTTCAATGAGCTCATGGTTGCATATAGAGTTCGACCTACTGTTTTATTGCCTTTCTGGAACGTAGCAGGTTTTGTTTTAG GGGCTGGAAGTGCTTTGCTTGGCAAGAAGGGTGCAATGGCTTGCACAGTGGCTGTGGAAGAGAGTATATCAGAGCACTACAACAACCAGATCCGAACTCTGATAGAAGAGGATCCAGAAAAGTACAAAGAACTATTGCAG GTAATAAAGCAATTCCGGGATGATGAGCAGGAGCACCACGACATTGGGCTTGAGCACGATGCAGAAGCT GCACCAGCTTATTCTGTTTTGAAGACAGCCATACAACTTGGATGCAAAGTTGCAATATTTTTATCAGAAAGAATTTag